The Spirochaetota bacterium nucleotide sequence TGCATTGCCCGGTGATATCGTAAACGCTCAGATGGCGGCAGAGGATATTCGACTGCTCCGAACACTGGAAAAACAGCAGGGCTGCAGTATCCCGTGGCGGCAATAAAATATTCCGATAAAGCCGATGTCCTTCAGGCCGTCGGCGCTCCCACCTTGCAGGAAGCGCAGCCCTTCAGGGCTGCGCTGAACAAACCATTGTGAAAACCCCCTCGGTACATTACAATACACCTATGAAAATGATATCCGCGATCCTCGCCGTCGATGTATCCTCGACCATTCTCAATGTTGGTATCGTGTGCGGCGATGCCGTTCACGAGCTCTACGAGCATGGCGTGACCGACCACAGCATGCGGCTCCTCCCCGCGATAGAGGGCGTCCTTTCGAAAGCATCGCTCTCGCTCGCCGACGTATCCCTCATCGCGATAGGATCCGGGCCGGGATCGTTCACGTCGCTGCGCGTGGGGTTCTCCATGCTCAAAGCGATGGCATACGCGAAGGGCATCCCGATAGTCGCCGTACCATCGCTTGCCGTGCTCGTAAAGAACATTTCCGATGGCGGAACATATACAACGCATGCCGCGCTCATCGATGCACGGAAGAACAGCGTGTATGCGAGCATCTATCGCGATGGAGTACCGGTGATAGAGAATAAGGATATCATCGCGGAATCGCTCATCGAGCTTCTGCGGAACGACGCCTCGGTATTCGCTGTCGGCGACGGCGCTTTGCGCTATCGCGAACTTTTCTCGAAGGAACTGCCGCAGATGATCATACCCGAGGACAACGCGATGCACTGCATGCGTATCGCACATATCGCATCGTACGCAGTCGAGCGTTCCTCAGCCGGCACAGCCGACGATGTGATGAACGTATTGCCTATCTATGCGCGGCCGAGCGAGGCCGAATATAATCGCGCGAAAGGAGTGATACTCTGATGGAAAAAAAGCCGCTCGCTATAGCCATTCTCATCTCGGGCCGTGGCTCCAACATGGAAGCCATACTCGAGGCGATAGCGCGTAACCGTCTTAAGAACGTACAGGTGAAACTCGCCGTATCGGACATACCCGACGCGAAAGGACTTGCCGTCGCGAGCCGCTACGGCGTGCCAACGCTCTTCCATGACTGTGCGCCCTTCAAAACGAAACTGGAAGGCATTGCGGAGGACAGGCTCATCGCGATACTCCGTGAAAAGAACATCGACCTCATCTGTCTTGCCGGTTTTCTCCGCATGATAAAACCCAAGCTCATCGGCGCGTTCAGGAAACGCATCATCAACATACACCCGTCACTGCTCCCGAAATTCCCGGGGCTGCACGCGCAGAAACAGGCCATCGACGCAAAAGCATCGGTGAGCGGCTGCACGGTGCATTTCGTCGACGAGGGAATGGACACGGGTCCGATACTGCGTCAGCGGAAAGTGCGCGTAAAAAAGAATGACACCGAAGGAACGCTTTCCGAGCGCATCCTGAAAGAAGAGCATCACGTGTACTGGCGCGTCATCAGCGATATAGCGAAAGGGAAGATAGCGATAGGTCAATGAAACGGCGCGATTTCATCACCGATCTCTACAAATCTCTTGCCCCCGATCTCGTCGCGCGCATGATAGAGCGGCACGAGTCGACCAAAAGCCCTCAGACTGCCATGATACGCACGATCGTCGTATGAATACGCCTTATACATGCACTGGATTTTTCAGATCGATCATCCGCCCAGTATTCACTGTATTGCTTTTCTGCGCGGACATCTTGTTTTCTACCGGGAATGTTCCCGTCCCTGTGCGAATGGAAATGTCATTCGAACGAGTGGCGTCTTCAACCTCATTCGACGTTCTTGTACAGGTCCTTGATGCAGCGGGTGATCCATGCGTTCGGGATGCCCCTGTGACCACCGCGGATCGCGGCACCGTCGGCGATGTCGTTCTCCGCAGGAACCGCAGCTTTGTCTGCCGCGTAACTCCGGATGGACTCGGTTCGGGTGAGTACACGGTCACCGCCGCACTCCCGAAAACGCCGCTTTCCGTCACGCATCGCGCCCTCGTTCTCGCGGCTGTGGATGAACGGTGGGGACAGCCGCAATGTGTTGAAGGTCTGGTGAACACGCTGGGCTGGGAAGACGGCGCACATGTATCGCGTGATGGAAATTATCTGTTCATCCATTACATAGCGCAAAGCGCAAGCTGCATGATTGAAGGAAAGATAGAGGCCTTTAAGAAAGCAAAGGGGCCGTGGACAGCACCAGCCCGTCCCGATTTTCCCGCAGCAGCACGGATCGCGAGCAACGGCACCATACGCAATGCCGCACCGGCCTTGGGTCTTGATGAAGCGAAGATAAAGGAACTCGGATTGAAACTGCTGGCGCAGGCGACCTACGGGTTTAAGCGTCAGCACAACGGTGAATTCGCCGAACCATTCCTTGTTGAGATAGCGGGCAACGATGGCTCCATCGCTTTGATGGGACCGGTGCTCATTCGTGATGCGCATGGGAGGGACGCTCTATTGTTCTGCTGGGATGATCCCCGTATCGATAAAGGGCTGCGGTCGGGAATGGACCATTGGCTTGCGCCGCTTGCCAACGGCAGACACAATGTTCTCGGCCGATATGCCAAGCCCTGGCCGGCGATCAAGGATCTGACGGCTGAAATTATCGGCGGTGAGCCGCTTCCGAAACAACAGGGCAATCCGGGGCCGTATGTCGATTCAAGCGGGCGTGTCGTACAGATATGGTATGACGATGAGACCGTTCCGGAAGAAAAGCGCGATGTAATTGTGCGTGTCCTGAGGCCGGACGGCAAATTCCCGAAAGGTCCGTGGCATACCCCGGTGGTATTGCCACCCCCGGTCAATCTGCCGAATATCGGCGAAATACAGCCTGTATTCGACGGCAAAGAAGTGACCCTGCGCCGCGGGCATGAGATAGTTTCGATCCCGTTCATCGGCAAAGGAGCGGATGCCCTTGCCAATTCACAAGCGTGGGGCAGAGCCCGTCGCGATCTGGTCGCTGAACCAGATAAATTTTCTCAGCGCGGACCGATCATATCCCTCGGAGAACCGTCAAAGGCAGTGCGCAATGGCCGAACCACGCTGTTTTTCGTCTATGCGCTCCGTCGCGACGACGGACTTCTTGACCTGAACGTAGGGTATGTCGAGCAGCGGTAGCCGAACACGTTCACGGGTTGCGGGAGATGGGTTTTTTCCATCATCCATGATATACTTCCCCTGTGAGAAAATCGTACGAACGTCTTACCGCCGCCATCACCGCGATGTCGTCCATCCCCGACACTCTGCGCCCGCGCGATGCAGAGGGACGCCCCGGCGGCCTCATCGAATTCCCGAGCGATGACAATCGCACTGTTGTCATCGTCGGCGACCTGCATGCCAACAGCGGTAACCTCAAGCGCATCCTGAAAGACACGCATAATTACTCGTCCGTAAAAGAGGATCGCACGATACTCCTCCTCCTCGGCGATGCGTTCCATGAATCCCGCACGAACAGGCTCGCGGAGATGGAAACATCGATGCGCATGCTCGACATCCTCATCACGCTCATCACGCGTCACCCGGAGAACGTGTTCTATCTGCGCGGCAATCACGATTCATTCGCCATGGATTTCACGAAAGGCGGTGTGGCACAGGGGCAGCTCTTCCGCCGGCATCTGGTCCGTCGCCGCGGCGAGGAATACGCCGTGCTTGTCGAGCAGTTCTTCGATATGCTCCCCTATGTGGTACAGCACCCGAGGTTCATCGCCCTTCATGCCGGCCCGCCGCTCGTCCCGACGACGCGCGAAGCGATCATCAATGTCAGGGATGATGAAGCGCTCATGCACGCGCTCGTGTGGAACCGCATCAATGACCTGAAGCTCCCGAGTCGCGACTCGCTCTACGTAAGCGCCGATCTTGATAATTTCCGCAAGGCCCTCTCGGCGCCGAAGACCATGCCCGTCATCGTCGGCCATAATCCCATGCGCCACCGCGGCGGCGAAGCGCTCTGGATAGACCTCGCGGACTGCCACGACCATGTCATGTTCACAAGCGACGGCGTTCCGCGCGCGCCGTATCTCTCCTTCGGCGGATCGGTGCGTTTCGAGATACGCTGGGTGTAGTCCATGTCCTCTTTCTGCATCCCCATGTCGCATTTTTCCAATGACAAAAAACAGGATTGTGCTATACTGACACCCAGAGTATCCGCCCCCGAGGTGTCCCATGGCTTCGATGCTGAAACGACTTTCCATTACCGGCATCATGCTGAGCATGTTCCTGTGCGGCCCCGTCATCGGGGAAGACGCCGAGCCGGTCGAACTTCGACTGAAGGGTATACCGACCGTATTCACCTCCGACCCCACACTTATCGCACGCCGGAAGATATTCGAAGCATTCCTGAAACGCTATCCCCAATATAAGGTGCAGGTCATCACCCCGCTCGTGGTCGATGCCCCGGGCAGCGAGGGCACCGACTTTTTCGCCGTCATCGGCGGCGTAGCACCGGACGTGTTCTGGCT carries:
- the tsaB gene encoding tRNA (adenosine(37)-N6)-threonylcarbamoyltransferase complex dimerization subunit type 1 TsaB: MKMISAILAVDVSSTILNVGIVCGDAVHELYEHGVTDHSMRLLPAIEGVLSKASLSLADVSLIAIGSGPGSFTSLRVGFSMLKAMAYAKGIPIVAVPSLAVLVKNISDGGTYTTHAALIDARKNSVYASIYRDGVPVIENKDIIAESLIELLRNDASVFAVGDGALRYRELFSKELPQMIIPEDNAMHCMRIAHIASYAVERSSAGTADDVMNVLPIYARPSEAEYNRAKGVIL
- the purN gene encoding phosphoribosylglycinamide formyltransferase, whose protein sequence is MEKKPLAIAILISGRGSNMEAILEAIARNRLKNVQVKLAVSDIPDAKGLAVASRYGVPTLFHDCAPFKTKLEGIAEDRLIAILREKNIDLICLAGFLRMIKPKLIGAFRKRIINIHPSLLPKFPGLHAQKQAIDAKASVSGCTVHFVDEGMDTGPILRQRKVRVKKNDTEGTLSERILKEEHHVYWRVISDIAKGKIAIGQ
- a CDS encoding metallophosphoesterase — protein: MRKSYERLTAAITAMSSIPDTLRPRDAEGRPGGLIEFPSDDNRTVVIVGDLHANSGNLKRILKDTHNYSSVKEDRTILLLLGDAFHESRTNRLAEMETSMRMLDILITLITRHPENVFYLRGNHDSFAMDFTKGGVAQGQLFRRHLVRRRGEEYAVLVEQFFDMLPYVVQHPRFIALHAGPPLVPTTREAIINVRDDEALMHALVWNRINDLKLPSRDSLYVSADLDNFRKALSAPKTMPVIVGHNPMRHRGGEALWIDLADCHDHVMFTSDGVPRAPYLSFGGSVRFEIRWV